A single genomic interval of Devosia oryziradicis harbors:
- a CDS encoding bifunctional helix-turn-helix transcriptional regulator/GNAT family N-acetyltransferase, protein MSVRAADVARVRAFNRFYTRIIGLLEEGMHKSPHSLSEARVIYELGRRGHATSSAIAEELDMDRGQMSRLVLRLVDQGIVAVLPRSGDRRATPLALTPEGDAMFRHLNAMSDAAAASSLLEPLEEFGRRDLIGAMRRIESVLGEPGDAPLILRPPRVGEIGWLIHRQALLYHLEQGWNAEFETLITRIYAEYEAAPAEPSKALWIAEQDGEVAGSVFIIPASEEPGTAQLRMLYTEPAFRGRGIGKRLVEEAVRFSRASGYRRVMLWTQDCLVSARRIYQAAGFTLQREDRHQSFGASLNGQYWVLEF, encoded by the coding sequence ATGTCCGTCCGTGCCGCCGACGTTGCGCGAGTGCGCGCCTTCAACCGCTTCTACACCCGGATCATTGGTCTGCTCGAAGAGGGCATGCACAAGAGCCCGCACAGCCTGAGCGAGGCGCGGGTCATCTATGAGCTGGGGCGGCGCGGCCACGCCACGTCTTCGGCAATTGCCGAGGAACTGGACATGGATCGTGGCCAGATGAGCCGGTTGGTCCTGCGCTTGGTCGATCAGGGCATCGTCGCCGTTCTGCCCCGCAGCGGCGACCGCCGCGCCACCCCCTTGGCCCTCACGCCGGAGGGAGACGCCATGTTTCGCCACCTCAATGCAATGAGCGACGCCGCCGCCGCCAGCAGCCTGCTCGAACCGCTCGAAGAATTCGGCCGCCGCGACCTGATCGGCGCCATGCGGCGCATCGAGTCCGTACTGGGCGAGCCCGGCGACGCGCCGCTGATCCTTCGCCCCCCTCGTGTTGGCGAAATCGGCTGGCTTATTCACCGCCAGGCCCTGCTGTATCACTTGGAGCAGGGGTGGAACGCCGAGTTCGAGACCCTCATCACCCGCATCTATGCCGAATACGAAGCCGCGCCCGCCGAGCCGTCCAAGGCCCTGTGGATAGCGGAGCAGGACGGTGAGGTTGCCGGGTCGGTCTTCATCATTCCGGCGAGCGAGGAACCCGGCACCGCGCAGCTGCGGATGCTCTATACCGAGCCGGCCTTCCGTGGCCGCGGTATAGGCAAGCGACTGGTCGAAGAAGCGGTTCGCTTCTCGCGTGCCTCAGGCTATCGGCGCGTCATGCTCTGGACCCAGGACTGTCTGGTCTCCGCTCGACGCATCTATCAGGCCGCCGGTTTCACGCTGCAGCGCGAGGATCGCCATCAGTCCTTCGGTGCAAGTCTCAATGGCCAGTATTGGGTTCTTGAATTCTAG
- a CDS encoding c-type cytochrome yields the protein MDSFELNKIMGAVLGTLLFVMGAGFVAEAIYHPIEGRGPGYALPEPEATEGGGEVAAAEPEVPLGVLLASASAERGATAVKKCAGCHNFGEGEGNKQGPLLYGVVGRLEGSHEGFAYSDGMMAHNAAGDTWTYENLNHFLTKPSDYVPGTKMNFAGVRTAEERADILAYLQTLSADPVPFPAADVAPAEGGEAADPAAPAAEAAGTQQPDATAPTDPAAAQPENAAEPAAPAAVTDTPTTTQSETPVEGTPTTSGTEPAPAAPATN from the coding sequence ATGGATTCGTTCGAGCTTAACAAGATCATGGGCGCCGTGCTGGGCACGCTGTTGTTCGTCATGGGCGCCGGCTTTGTCGCAGAGGCCATCTACCATCCTATCGAAGGTCGCGGCCCGGGCTATGCCCTGCCGGAGCCGGAAGCAACCGAAGGCGGTGGCGAAGTCGCCGCTGCGGAGCCCGAAGTTCCCCTTGGCGTGCTGCTGGCCAGCGCGAGCGCCGAGCGCGGTGCTACCGCCGTCAAGAAGTGCGCCGGCTGCCACAACTTCGGCGAGGGCGAAGGCAACAAGCAGGGGCCGCTGCTTTATGGCGTGGTCGGCCGACTCGAAGGCAGCCATGAAGGCTTCGCCTATTCGGACGGCATGATGGCCCACAACGCTGCCGGCGACACCTGGACCTACGAGAACCTCAACCACTTCCTGACCAAACCGAGCGACTACGTGCCCGGCACCAAGATGAACTTTGCCGGTGTCCGCACTGCCGAAGAGCGCGCCGACATCCTGGCTTACCTGCAGACATTGTCTGCCGACCCGGTGCCGTTCCCGGCCGCCGATGTCGCGCCGGCCGAGGGTGGCGAAGCCGCTGACCCCGCAGCGCCAGCCGCCGAGGCCGCCGGCACGCAGCAGCCCGACGCGACTGCCCCGACCGATCCGGCCGCAGCGCAGCCCGAAAACGCGGCTGAACCGGCTGCACCGGCCGCGGTCACCGATACGCCGACCACCACGCAGAGCGAAACCCCGGTTGAAGGTACGCCGACCACCAGCGGCACCGAGCCTGCCCCGGCAGCGCCCGCCACCAACTAG
- a CDS encoding AAA family ATPase encodes MSFLSSEPKRTEEPAADISPGARLIPRITIQAFCEHSQTAQLVESAIHDRRMSKVALTTHNGGIDGAVETYKSNPTPNLIIVETLLAPDEVPVALERLAEVCDASTRVVVLGHVNDVLLYRELIRSGISEYIVLPATAQQIVSAITELFASENAAPIGRTVAFVSAKGGAGSSTVAHNVAWAIATALRQDSLILDMDLAFGTAGLNFNQDPPHGLADALMANQKVDQTMLDRLMSKAANHISLLTAPVTLDRTYDFEEREFEQVLELCQNTMPMVVLDIPHAWNAWVRQTLATVDEVVIVAEPDLANLRNAKNLADTVRALRPTENAPCLVLNKVAMPRRPEINAGEFASSVECQLIGQLPFDAALFGTAANNGQMIAEVAANNKINDVYRAIGMHVTGRQATHAGGKSSSLMKLPSFLKKRA; translated from the coding sequence ATGAGTTTCCTGTCATCTGAGCCCAAGCGGACCGAAGAGCCCGCAGCCGACATTTCACCGGGCGCCCGGCTCATTCCCCGCATCACCATCCAGGCCTTCTGCGAGCATTCCCAGACTGCCCAACTGGTCGAAAGCGCCATCCATGACCGGCGCATGTCCAAGGTGGCGCTGACGACGCACAATGGCGGCATCGACGGCGCGGTGGAGACCTATAAATCCAACCCCACGCCCAACCTGATTATCGTCGAGACCCTGTTGGCGCCGGACGAAGTTCCGGTGGCGCTGGAACGGCTGGCCGAGGTTTGCGACGCCTCCACGCGTGTCGTGGTGCTCGGTCATGTCAATGACGTGCTGCTCTATCGCGAGCTGATCCGCTCGGGCATTTCGGAGTATATCGTGCTGCCGGCAACGGCCCAGCAGATCGTCAGCGCCATCACCGAACTGTTCGCGTCCGAGAATGCCGCTCCCATCGGCCGCACCGTGGCCTTTGTTTCGGCCAAGGGCGGTGCCGGCAGCTCGACCGTGGCGCACAACGTCGCCTGGGCCATTGCTACAGCCCTGCGGCAGGACAGCCTCATCCTGGACATGGACCTGGCCTTCGGCACTGCCGGCCTCAACTTCAACCAGGATCCACCCCATGGCTTGGCCGACGCCCTGATGGCCAACCAGAAGGTCGACCAGACCATGCTCGATCGCTTGATGAGCAAGGCGGCCAACCATATCAGCCTCTTGACCGCGCCGGTCACCCTGGACCGCACCTACGACTTCGAAGAGCGCGAATTCGAGCAGGTTCTCGAACTGTGCCAGAACACCATGCCCATGGTCGTGCTCGACATTCCCCATGCCTGGAATGCCTGGGTGCGCCAGACCTTGGCCACCGTGGACGAGGTGGTCATCGTCGCCGAGCCGGACCTGGCCAACCTGCGCAATGCCAAGAACCTTGCTGACACGGTCAGGGCCCTTCGCCCCACCGAGAATGCGCCATGCCTGGTGCTCAACAAGGTGGCCATGCCGCGCCGGCCCGAGATCAATGCAGGCGAATTCGCCAGCTCGGTGGAATGCCAGCTCATCGGCCAGCTGCCCTTTGATGCGGCGCTGTTCGGCACCGCTGCCAATAACGGCCAGATGATCGCCGAGGTGGCGGCCAACAACAAGATCAACGACGTCTACCGCGCCATCGGCATGCATGTGACCGGGCGGCAGGCAACCCATGCCGGGGGCAAGTCATCGAGCCTGATGAAGCTGCCCTCGTTCCTCAAGAAGCGGGCCTGA
- a CDS encoding leucyl aminopeptidase family protein has product MPRTKITPLICVEDGELAAAELPEAHRSWAEANSFAGQRGRLLALPAGDGGLAGYLFGLGDAAERPSLVTGLAGAALGSGTYRLEGAYGDPTLAAIGFQLGAYRFDRYRSGRAAPKLAIPGRADADEVARLVEAAVLARDLINTPANDLGPDAFEREIRAFAAARKMKIKVIAGDDLLRANFPMIHAVGRASVQAPRLVDLSWGDARHPKVTLVGKGVTFDTGGLDIKAASGMLLMKKDMGGAANVLGLAHAIVSAKLRLRLRVLIPIVENSIAGAAFRPGDVLTSRQGMTVEIGNTDAEGRLILADALALADEESPELLLDMATLTGAARVALGPDLPPLYSTDDALARALMEAGAAADDPLWQMPLWSPYDGMMSSKIADVNNAGSGGFAGSVTAALFLRRFVANAAAWVHLDIFGWAPEARPSRPVGGTDQGIRAVYGVLRQRYPQ; this is encoded by the coding sequence ATGCCCAGGACCAAAATCACGCCGCTGATCTGCGTCGAGGACGGCGAACTGGCGGCGGCCGAATTACCCGAAGCGCACAGGTCTTGGGCCGAAGCCAACAGCTTTGCCGGCCAGCGCGGGCGCCTGCTGGCGCTCCCCGCTGGTGATGGCGGTCTTGCCGGCTACCTGTTTGGCCTCGGTGATGCAGCAGAGAGGCCCTCTTTGGTCACTGGCCTGGCGGGTGCGGCCCTGGGGTCTGGCACCTACCGGCTCGAGGGTGCCTATGGCGATCCCACGCTGGCCGCGATCGGCTTCCAGCTGGGTGCCTACCGCTTCGACCGCTATCGCAGCGGGCGCGCTGCCCCCAAGCTGGCCATTCCCGGCCGTGCCGATGCCGACGAAGTCGCCCGCCTTGTCGAAGCGGCAGTTCTGGCGCGCGATCTGATCAACACGCCGGCCAACGACCTTGGCCCGGATGCCTTCGAACGCGAGATCCGCGCCTTTGCCGCAGCCCGCAAGATGAAGATCAAGGTCATCGCGGGCGACGACCTCTTGCGCGCCAACTTTCCGATGATCCACGCCGTTGGCCGCGCCAGCGTGCAGGCGCCGCGTCTCGTTGATCTCAGCTGGGGCGATGCGCGCCATCCCAAGGTCACCCTGGTCGGGAAGGGCGTGACCTTCGACACCGGTGGCCTCGACATCAAGGCGGCTTCCGGCATGCTGTTGATGAAGAAGGATATGGGCGGAGCGGCCAATGTGCTGGGCCTCGCCCATGCCATTGTTTCGGCCAAACTCCGCCTGCGCCTGCGCGTGCTGATCCCGATCGTCGAGAACTCGATTGCCGGCGCCGCCTTCCGCCCAGGAGACGTGCTCACTTCGCGCCAGGGCATGACGGTCGAAATCGGCAATACGGATGCCGAGGGCCGGCTGATCCTGGCTGATGCCTTGGCCCTGGCCGACGAGGAAAGCCCCGAATTGCTGCTCGACATGGCTACCCTGACCGGTGCTGCCCGGGTTGCGCTTGGTCCCGATCTGCCGCCGCTCTACAGTACCGATGACGCCCTGGCGCGGGCGCTCATGGAGGCCGGAGCTGCTGCCGACGACCCGTTATGGCAGATGCCGTTGTGGTCACCCTATGATGGGATGATGAGCTCCAAGATCGCCGACGTGAACAATGCGGGGAGTGGCGGCTTTGCCGGTTCGGTCACCGCGGCCCTGTTCCTCCGCCGCTTCGTCGCTAACGCGGCGGCCTGGGTGCATCTGGATATCTTCGGCTGGGCCCCTGAGGCGCGCCCGTCGCGCCCCGTCGGCGGTACAGACCAGGGCATTCGCGCCGTCTATGGCGTCCTGAGACAACGCTACCCACAATAG
- a CDS encoding YqaA family protein, protein MTETTSQPQKLKLYDRLKIATKHRLAEPILALLCFLEAMILPIFPEIMLAPMIVADRSRAWRLAGICTVSSVAGGLAGYAIGFYLFDSIGRAIIDFYGAGDGFTSLRQSFNENGPLMIIIGAISPIPYKVITITSGVAGLDLWTFVLYGLLGRGLRYFVPCGLFYFFGKAANAFIEKHKAVAGWGMLVLVIVGFAMAPLLFPKAETEQVQETVEIIDHATP, encoded by the coding sequence ATGACCGAAACGACCAGCCAGCCACAGAAGCTCAAGCTCTATGACCGACTGAAGATTGCCACCAAGCACCGACTGGCAGAGCCCATACTGGCCCTGCTGTGCTTTCTCGAAGCAATGATCCTGCCCATCTTTCCGGAGATCATGCTGGCGCCGATGATCGTGGCCGATCGCAGCCGGGCCTGGCGTCTGGCGGGCATCTGCACAGTGTCGTCAGTCGCAGGCGGCCTGGCCGGCTACGCCATCGGCTTCTACCTGTTCGACAGCATCGGCCGCGCCATCATCGACTTCTACGGCGCCGGCGACGGCTTCACCTCGCTGCGGCAGAGCTTCAATGAGAATGGGCCCCTGATGATCATCATCGGCGCCATCTCGCCCATTCCCTACAAGGTCATCACCATCACCAGTGGCGTGGCCGGGCTCGATCTGTGGACCTTTGTGCTCTACGGGTTGCTGGGCCGCGGCCTGCGCTATTTCGTGCCCTGCGGGCTATTCTACTTCTTCGGCAAGGCGGCCAACGCGTTCATCGAAAAGCACAAGGCGGTGGCCGGATGGGGCATGCTGGTGCTGGTCATCGTTGGCTTCGCGATGGCGCCGCTCCTCTTCCCCAAGGCGGAGACCGAGCAGGTGCAGGAAACGGTCGAAATCATCGACCACGCGACACCCTAG
- a CDS encoding type II secretion system F family protein — protein sequence MTTILLVILAMVTVAAAGFALVPSALGGGRAEKRRKALQGDLRANRLEASAARSRDERRKSVQQALKSQTDALNAKKRLKLPQLLFQAGMTIAPSTFIRNSIIFGGVVLVILVLVQVPIYLAPVFALAAGYLLPRWWVGRKRKKYQNQFLDELPNAVEAIVRGVKTGLPLNDSIRVVAKDAKEPVKSEFGRVLDQQAFGMSMTEAVTVLLDRVPLPEVNFFVVVITVQQQAGGNLSEALGNLAKVLRNRKKMKQKIKAMSSEAKASAGIIGSLPFVVGMLVSVVSPSYLAPLFFTDLGHIWLGVGVVMLALGIFIMNRMIQFDY from the coding sequence ATGACCACGATCCTGCTTGTCATCCTGGCCATGGTCACCGTTGCGGCGGCGGGTTTTGCCCTCGTGCCCTCCGCGCTGGGTGGCGGCCGTGCCGAGAAGCGGCGCAAGGCGCTGCAGGGTGACCTCCGCGCCAACCGCCTGGAGGCCAGCGCCGCGCGCAGCCGCGACGAGCGGCGCAAGAGCGTGCAGCAGGCGCTCAAATCCCAGACCGACGCGCTCAACGCCAAGAAGCGCCTGAAGCTGCCGCAACTGCTGTTCCAGGCGGGCATGACGATCGCGCCGTCGACCTTTATCCGCAACAGCATCATCTTCGGCGGCGTGGTGCTGGTGATCCTCGTGCTCGTGCAGGTGCCGATCTACCTCGCGCCGGTCTTCGCTCTGGCCGCTGGCTACCTGCTGCCGCGCTGGTGGGTTGGCCGCAAGCGCAAGAAATACCAGAACCAGTTCCTCGACGAACTGCCCAATGCCGTCGAGGCCATCGTGCGCGGCGTCAAGACCGGCCTGCCGCTCAATGACTCCATCCGCGTGGTGGCCAAGGACGCCAAGGAACCGGTCAAGTCAGAGTTCGGGCGCGTACTCGACCAACAGGCCTTCGGCATGTCCATGACCGAGGCCGTGACGGTGCTGCTCGACCGGGTGCCACTGCCCGAGGTCAACTTCTTCGTGGTGGTTATCACCGTGCAGCAGCAGGCGGGCGGCAACCTCAGCGAGGCGCTGGGGAACTTGGCCAAGGTCCTGCGCAACCGCAAGAAGATGAAGCAGAAGATCAAGGCCATGTCGTCCGAAGCCAAGGCCTCGGCCGGCATCATTGGCTCTCTGCCCTTCGTCGTGGGCATGCTGGTGAGCGTGGTGTCGCCGTCCTACCTGGCGCCGCTGTTCTTCACCGATCTGGGCCATATCTGGCTGGGCGTCGGCGTGGTCATGCTGGCCCTGGGCATCTTCATCATGAACCGCATGATCCAGTTCGACTACTGA
- a CDS encoding tetratricopeptide repeat protein gives MTPLNRLRKPLRNLLLAGVAAVAISACASNRGSMPSPDYSGMPAAQSQQSLAELTARYKSNPKDKGIAIAYAAALRAVGQSQQAVAVLEISMNQYPGDADVTVAYAKALTAEGRFDQSLQVLDNIIRPEAPDWNALLVKGATLDQLGRNQEARAIYGQALIFAPGEASIEANMGLSYAMTNELPAAEQHLRRAVQMRGATSRIRQNLALIVGLQGRFEECRAIYAAELPPEQVESNMAYVRALLTQQNRWDLIDKG, from the coding sequence GTGACGCCGCTGAACCGCCTTCGCAAACCGCTGCGCAACCTGCTGCTGGCCGGTGTCGCGGCCGTGGCGATCAGCGCCTGCGCCTCCAACCGGGGCTCGATGCCGTCGCCGGACTATTCCGGCATGCCGGCTGCTCAGAGCCAGCAAAGCCTGGCCGAGCTTACCGCCCGCTACAAGTCCAATCCCAAGGACAAGGGTATAGCCATTGCCTATGCCGCCGCGTTGCGCGCGGTTGGACAAAGCCAGCAGGCCGTCGCGGTGCTGGAAATCAGCATGAACCAGTATCCGGGCGACGCCGATGTGACGGTAGCCTATGCCAAGGCCCTCACCGCCGAGGGGCGGTTCGACCAGTCGCTGCAGGTATTGGACAATATCATCCGCCCCGAAGCGCCGGACTGGAATGCCCTGCTGGTCAAGGGCGCGACGCTCGACCAGCTGGGCCGAAACCAGGAAGCGCGCGCGATCTACGGACAGGCGCTGATCTTCGCCCCGGGCGAGGCTTCGATCGAAGCCAATATGGGCCTGAGCTATGCCATGACCAACGAATTGCCGGCCGCCGAACAGCATTTGCGGCGGGCCGTGCAGATGCGGGGCGCGACCAGCCGGATCCGGCAGAACCTGGCGCTGATCGTGGGGCTGCAGGGGCGCTTCGAGGAGTGCCGGGCGATCTATGCCGCCGAGCTGCCGCCGGAGCAGGTGGAGAGCAACATGGCCTATGTGCGAGCCTTGCTCACCCAGCAAAACCGCTGGGACCTAATCGACAAGGGCTGA
- a CDS encoding type II secretion system F family protein has protein sequence MAAVVFTFGSSFIVKSEMRDRIKRVALEREKMRAEEMARLRGGAVAEGRGIRRNAETKTYMKNVVERFDLKKAFQDDATVDKLAMAGYRGQGHLTTFLFMRFVTPLVIFVLVAIYVVFVSPGERPLYLNLVYAIGAGLVGVYLPSLLLKNTTSKRQASIKKAWPDCLDLLLLCVEAGMSMEHAFKRVAKEIGAQSVELAEELTLTTAELAFLEDRGRAYDNLGRRTGLDGVKSVMTALIQADRYGTSVGQALRVMAEEGREGRMMEAEKKAASLPPKLTVPLILFFLPVLFIVIMAPAMIKVFGGPVASTVGGG, from the coding sequence ATGGCCGCCGTCGTCTTCACCTTCGGCTCGAGCTTCATCGTCAAATCCGAGATGCGCGACCGCATCAAGCGGGTCGCGCTCGAACGCGAGAAGATGCGCGCCGAGGAAATGGCGCGCCTGCGCGGCGGTGCGGTGGCCGAGGGGCGCGGGATTCGCCGCAACGCCGAAACCAAGACCTACATGAAGAATGTGGTGGAGCGCTTCGACCTCAAGAAGGCGTTCCAGGACGATGCGACGGTCGACAAGCTGGCCATGGCCGGTTATCGCGGCCAGGGGCACCTGACCACCTTCCTGTTCATGCGCTTCGTGACGCCGCTGGTGATCTTCGTCCTGGTGGCGATCTATGTCGTCTTCGTCTCTCCCGGCGAGCGGCCGCTCTATCTCAACCTGGTCTATGCCATCGGCGCTGGCCTGGTCGGCGTCTACCTGCCCAGCCTCTTGCTCAAGAACACCACCTCCAAGCGTCAAGCCTCGATCAAAAAGGCCTGGCCCGATTGTCTTGACCTGCTGCTGCTTTGCGTCGAGGCGGGCATGTCGATGGAGCACGCCTTCAAGCGCGTCGCCAAGGAAATCGGCGCACAGAGTGTCGAGCTGGCCGAAGAGCTGACCCTGACCACCGCGGAGCTGGCTTTCCTCGAAGACCGCGGGCGTGCCTACGACAATCTGGGCCGCCGTACTGGGCTTGATGGGGTCAAGTCGGTGATGACCGCGCTGATCCAGGCCGATCGCTACGGCACCTCGGTTGGCCAGGCCTTGCGCGTCATGGCCGAAGAGGGCCGTGAGGGCCGCATGATGGAGGCCGAGAAGAAGGCCGCGTCGCTGCCGCCCAAGCTGACCGTCCCGCTGATCCTGTTCTTCCTGCCGGTGCTGTTTATCGTCATCATGGCCCCAGCCATGATCAAGGTCTTCGGCGGTCCGGTGGCGAGCACGGTGGGTGGCGGCTGA
- a CDS encoding CpaF family protein, with protein sequence MFGKRTSFGGNTPGVGEMPRPVPSAPPPRVEAPAPARRSSDSDAMGSRMRAGDEVLDVRAPADAARDKEYFHTKSAIFNALIDSIDLSQLATMDQDAAREEIRDIVAEIIALKSIIMSISEQEDLLEDICNDVLGYGPLEPLLARDDIADIMVNGSQKCYIEVAGKVRLTNVRFRDDAHLMNVCQRIVSQVGRRVDESSPICDARLPDGSRVNVIAPPLAIDGAALTIRKFKKDKLTLQQLVKYNSISPEGAEVLRILGRVRANVLISGGTGSGKTTLLNCLTAFIEKDERVITCEDSAELQLQQPHVVRLETRPPNLEGEGEITMRDLIKNCLRMRPERIIVGEVRGPESFDLLQAMNTGHDGSMGTLHANSPREALSRLESMITMGGYSLPSRTIREMITSSIDVVVQAARLRDGSRRITHITEILGMEGDVIVTQDIFLYDILGEDSNGMLVGKHRSTGITKPQFAERARYFNEEANLVEALEKSNSEQHQLLDS encoded by the coding sequence ATGTTTGGCAAGCGCACATCCTTTGGCGGCAACACCCCGGGCGTCGGCGAAATGCCGCGTCCGGTCCCCAGTGCGCCCCCACCGCGGGTCGAGGCGCCAGCGCCGGCGCGCCGCAGCTCCGACAGCGACGCCATGGGCTCCCGCATGCGGGCCGGCGATGAGGTGCTCGATGTCCGCGCGCCCGCCGATGCGGCGCGCGACAAGGAATATTTCCACACCAAGTCCGCCATTTTCAACGCGCTGATCGATTCCATCGACCTCAGCCAGCTCGCGACCATGGACCAGGACGCGGCGCGCGAGGAAATCCGCGACATCGTCGCCGAGATCATCGCGCTCAAGTCCATCATCATGTCCATTTCCGAGCAGGAAGACCTGCTCGAGGACATCTGCAACGACGTGCTGGGCTATGGTCCGCTCGAGCCGCTGCTGGCCCGCGACGACATCGCCGACATCATGGTGAACGGCTCGCAGAAGTGCTACATCGAAGTCGCCGGCAAGGTGCGTCTCACCAACGTGCGCTTCCGCGACGACGCCCACCTGATGAATGTTTGCCAGCGCATCGTGTCCCAGGTTGGCCGCCGCGTCGATGAAAGCTCGCCGATCTGCGACGCCCGCTTGCCAGACGGCTCGCGCGTCAACGTCATCGCGCCCCCGCTGGCCATCGACGGTGCCGCACTCACCATCCGTAAGTTCAAGAAGGACAAGCTGACCCTCCAGCAGCTGGTCAAGTACAACTCCATCTCGCCAGAAGGCGCCGAAGTGCTGCGCATCCTGGGCCGCGTCCGCGCCAATGTGCTGATCTCGGGCGGTACCGGCTCGGGCAAGACCACCTTGCTCAACTGCCTCACCGCCTTCATCGAGAAGGACGAGCGCGTCATCACCTGCGAAGATTCGGCCGAACTGCAGCTGCAGCAGCCGCATGTGGTTCGTCTCGAAACCCGTCCGCCGAACCTGGAAGGCGAAGGCGAGATCACCATGCGCGATCTCATCAAGAACTGCCTGCGTATGCGCCCCGAACGCATCATCGTCGGCGAAGTCCGCGGCCCTGAATCATTCGACCTGCTCCAGGCGATGAATACGGGCCACGACGGATCGATGGGCACGCTGCACGCCAACAGCCCGCGCGAAGCGCTCAGCCGTCTTGAATCGATGATCACCATGGGCGGCTACAGCCTCCCCAGCCGCACCATTCGCGAAATGATCACCTCGTCCATCGACGTCGTGGTCCAGGCCGCCCGCCTGCGCGACGGTTCGCGCCGCATTACCCACATCACCGAGATCCTCGGCATGGAAGGCGACGTGATCGTCACCCAGGACATCTTCCTCTACGACATCCTGGGCGAGGATAGTAACGGCATGCTGGTGGGCAAGCACCGCTCGACCGGCATAACCAAGCCGCAATTCGCCGAACGGGCCCGCTACTTCAATGAGGAAGCCAATCTCGTCGAGGCCCTCGAAAAGTCCAACAGCGAGCAGCACCAGCTGCTGGATTCCTGA
- a CDS encoding 2-hydroxyacid dehydrogenase yields MLLLHLSDVDEASWADKLRAELAPYPVVRRGDAFDPSDVRYIFVWKPKPDAFDGLNGLKAVLSLGAGVDALLRHPKLPDAPIVRFVDDDLSQRMSDYVVAHVTMHHRLYTRFRADQKAKRWSQLYPPAASETTVGIMGMGVLGQDAAKRLLPLGFTLRSWSRTPKTIGGVEGFAGTESFDRFLAGTDILVNLLPLTPETSGILNYETFSKLRRDKLDGGPAIVNAARGGHQREADIVRALGDGTLGAASLDVFETEPLPESSPLWAIENCYITPHIAAISNEKSGVAYFSRIIRAHEAGEPLINVVDRDRGY; encoded by the coding sequence ATGTTGCTGCTACACCTGTCCGATGTCGATGAGGCCAGCTGGGCCGACAAGCTGCGGGCTGAACTCGCCCCCTACCCCGTGGTGCGGCGCGGCGACGCGTTCGACCCCAGCGATGTGCGCTACATCTTCGTGTGGAAGCCAAAGCCGGACGCGTTCGATGGACTTAATGGCCTCAAGGCCGTCCTGTCGCTAGGCGCGGGGGTGGATGCGCTGCTCAGGCACCCCAAGCTGCCCGACGCACCTATCGTGCGGTTCGTCGATGACGATCTCAGCCAGCGCATGAGCGACTATGTCGTTGCCCATGTCACCATGCACCATCGGCTCTATACGCGCTTCCGTGCCGACCAGAAGGCCAAGCGCTGGAGCCAGCTCTATCCGCCGGCGGCCTCCGAAACCACCGTGGGCATAATGGGTATGGGCGTTTTGGGACAGGATGCAGCCAAGCGCCTGCTGCCCCTTGGCTTTACCCTGCGCAGCTGGAGCCGCACCCCGAAGACCATCGGCGGGGTCGAGGGCTTTGCAGGGACAGAGAGCTTCGACAGGTTTCTTGCCGGCACCGACATTCTGGTCAACCTGCTGCCCCTGACGCCGGAAACCTCGGGCATCCTCAACTACGAGACCTTCAGCAAGCTGCGGCGCGACAAGCTCGATGGGGGACCGGCCATCGTCAACGCTGCGCGCGGCGGGCACCAGCGCGAGGCCGACATCGTCCGGGCCTTGGGTGACGGCACGCTGGGCGCCGCGAGCCTTGATGTGTTCGAGACCGAGCCGCTGCCAGAGAGCAGCCCGTTATGGGCTATCGAGAACTGCTACATCACGCCCCATATCGCGGCGATCAGCAACGAGAAGAGCGGCGTCGCCTATTTCAGCAGGATCATCCGCGCGCATGAGGCAGGCGAGCCCCTGATCAATGTTGTGGACCGCGACCGGGGCTACTGA